One region of Chanodichthys erythropterus isolate Z2021 chromosome 17, ASM2448905v1, whole genome shotgun sequence genomic DNA includes:
- the gpr171 gene encoding G-protein coupled receptor 171 encodes MGSPNTSICVINDNMVPFATIYTLIFLIGVATSMVALWAFITSRSAKKCINVYFINLLTSDFLLMLALPVKIAKDLGNNSKSLTIFHCQVSAPLIYINLYASIIFLAFVSVQRYLQITRSSKLLRLQEVGFAILMSSVVWFLVLFINVPNMAIPIKENIEDKVGLTCSDLKDDLGKHWHALSVFLGMAIFFNASVAVLLSNGLVLKQLWGRRECDPEEQASARHAFINIALVSVAYVVCFVPYHAVRMPYTFTQIQETECTLKKNLFLAKESTLLLAILHLCFDPVLYFVICRAFRHQITKAFSSAVPNADPE; translated from the coding sequence ATGGGGAGTCCAAATACAAGCATCTGCGTGATCAATGACAACATGGTGCCCTTCGCCACAATCTACACCCTCATCTTCCTGATTGGAGTGGCTACCAGCATGGTGGCACTGTGGGCCTTCATAACCAGCCGAAGTGCTAAAAAGTGCATTAATGTTTACTTCATCAATCTTCTGACGTCCGACTTCCTCCTTATGCTGGCGTTACCCGTCAAGATTGCTAAAGATCTGGGCAATAATTCGAAGAGTTTGACCATCTTTCATTGCCAAGTGAGTGCACCACTCATCTACATCAATTTGTACGCGTCCATTATCTTTCTAGCTTTTGTTAGCGTTCAGCGCTACCTCCAGATCACTCGCAGCTCCAAACTGCTGCGACTGCAGGAGGTGGGATTTGCGATTCTGATGTCATCGGTGGTCTGGTTCCTCGTGCTCTTCATCAATGTGCCCAACATGGCCATCCCCATCAAAGAAAACATCGAAGACAAAGTTGGGCTAACATGTTCTGACTTAAAAGATGATTTGGGCAAGCACTGGCACGCATTGTCTGTATTTCTGGGAATGGCTATCTTCTTCAATGCCTCAGTAGCTGTGCTTTTGTCCAACGGCCTGGTCTTGAAGCAGCTTTGGGGTCGCCGTGAATGTGACCCTGAGGAACAGGCTAGTGCCCGACATGCCTTCATAAACATTGCGTTGGTGAGCGTGGCTTACGTGGTGTGCTTTGTGCCGTACCATGCCGTGCGTATGCCGTACACTTTTACGCAGATACAGGAAACCGAATGCACGCTGAAGAAGAATCtctttctggccaaagagtctaCTCTACTTCTTGCCATCCTGCACCTGTGCTTTGATCCTGTGCTGTACTTTGTCATCTGCCGTGCATTCAGGCATCAGATCACGAAGGCCTTCTCAAGTGCTGTTCCAAATGCAGATCCGGAGTGA